Proteins encoded in a region of the Hippocampus zosterae strain Florida chromosome 11, ASM2543408v3, whole genome shotgun sequence genome:
- the LOC127610495 gene encoding reticulon-4-like isoform X2 encodes MADNEEQEQQVSSSSALFSDLVHHYQAEPETEPELYTGLPLDEQPKEDLFSLDDIVDLVGGAQDALERHMAEDGEPHGFTEPHEEEPDLLDPQPDPVPHLREEQEQETEEDEQLTPDSSDTSSFRQTHSLSDASREAEPQVCPVSDALPAAPATQPAAPSPAHAAQTPADTQPARAPVSYAPSSPSKPQPLMQFPTDLGKKGGSPAPISPLSPLHSPDSLEELSLTESPNQPYPPGSALSQGSFCVRSKEMSWEDDQEHSGPGLGQDEGELHRLTGPYLSLGKDPGPQVLCEDSGVSFSPEEKHPSSELSPATPRMVVKSDLASSNPTEHRDSPLLGSQDDAEVPMDSFSKVAAAIGSPGYESEPLGNPSDEDDDLMYETKKNNNPFDGFSPLADSASYNFGQSRSDPGAAEVSDSPTPDLVHSRQSEELRDSPPSFLDEGKPFESGTKAVGHFSSDLEEEDEEEEEDPTLPPSLPDILKSSPLNPDKMDSGSSEGSPDEQSPILERRMMESPNPPINLSANNPFALDAKMSLLQEMADEMEVKGSDKAKDEEVKRFGAFDLLKEAEETTPAQQKDWFSSHLPPEVTGTFEPVEFESRKAPAAEESDSESATADSLSPVLEAMAKNPASFQVEKKNTKVELEEEPELADEVSEHEVSSEEFEFIERPPKGVIDEFLEALDTSKFAAPKACPEIPVDEVRSFERLPASAPVLPEMAAEDPSQSSYLLLTQSSSQKSKADPDPDQFSVREPAFQTARPNAAVRKPEEALAQESGKAFRMPRVNISAVVDLLYWRDVKTTGVVFGAVLLLLLSLTACSIVSVCSYVGLALLSVTVCFRIYKGVLQAIQKSDEGHPFKQYLEREVTLSEDVVHKYSDVLLERINKTVSELRRLFLVEDLVDSIKFAVLMWVLTYVGALFNGLTLVILAVIGAFSCPIIYEKHQAQIDRYLALVNNQIKDIVGKIQAKVPGMKRKAE; translated from the exons ATGGCAGACAACGAAGAGCAGGAGCAGCAAGTGTCGTCCAGTTCGGCTCTCTTTAGCGACTTGGTCCACCACTACCAGGCCGAACCCGAGACCGAGCCTGAACTCTACACCGGTCTTCCGCTCGATGAGCAGCCCAAGGAGGACCTCTTCAGCCTGGACGACATCGTTGACTTAGTCGGCGGAGCCCAGGATGCCTTGGAGCGGCACATGGCTGAAGATGGGGAGCCACACGGGTTCACGGAACCCCACGAAGAGGAGCCCGACTTACTAGACCCGCAGCCGGACCCGGTGCCACATTTGAGggaagaacaagaacaagagaCGGAGGAGGACGAGCAGCTCACGCCAGACTCCAGCGACACCTCCAGCTTCCGACAGACGCATTCACTTTCCGATGCCAGTCGAGAAGCGGAGCCACAGGTTTGTCCGGTGAGCGACGCCCTCCCCGCGGCGCCTGCAACCCAGCCAGCAGCGCCATCCCCCGCACACGCGGCGCAGACACCGGCCGACACACAGCCAGCACGGGCTCCGGTATCTT AtgctccttcttctccttctaAACCTCAACCTCTGATGCAATTCCCTACAG ACCTGGGGAAGAAGGGTGGTTCCCCCGCTCCCATCTCCCCCCTCTCTCCCCTCCACTCCCCCGATTCCCTGGAAGAGCTCTCTTTGACGGAGAGCCCCAACCAGCCCTATCCTCCGGGATCCGCCCTATCCCAAGGCTCCTTTTGCGTCCGGTCCAAGGAAATGTCCTGGGAGGATGACCAAGAACATTCCGGACCGGGCCTCGGTCAGGATGAGGGGGAACTACATCGGTTAACCGGTCCTTACCTGAGCTTAGGGAAAGACCCGGGGCCTCAGGTGCTATGTGAAGACAGCGGAGTGTCCTTCTCACCTGAGGAGAAGCATCCCAGTTCCGAACtgtcccccgccaccccccggaTGGTTGTCAAGTCTGACCTTGCCTCCTCTAACCCAACAGAGCACCGGGACTCACCGCTTCTCGGATCGCAAGACGACGCCGAGGTCCCGATGGATTCCTTTTCCAAGGTAGCAGCCGCCATCGGCTCTCCCGGGTACGAGTCGGAGCCGCTCGGCAACCCTTCGGATGAAGACGACGACTTGATGTACGAGACGAAGAAGAATAATAACCCGTTTGATGGCTTTTCCCCGCTGGCCGACAGCGCTTCCTACAACTTTGGCCAGTCCCGATCTGACCCCGGAGCCGCCGAGGTGTCAGACAGTCCCACTCCGGATCTTGTCCACTCCCGACAATCTGAAGAACTCCGGGATAGTCCGCCGTCATTCTTAGATGAGGGGAAACCGTTTGAGTCGGGCACCAAAGCCGTCGGTCACTTCTCATCCGACCTcgaggaggaagacgaagaggaggaagaggatccGACGCTGCCGCCGTCGCTTCCGGACATCCTGAAGTCTTCCCCGCTCAACCCTGACAAAATGGACTCCGGCTCCTCGGAGGGAAGTCCGGACGAGCAGAGCCCCATTCTGGAACGCAGGATGATGGAGTCGCCCAACCCCCCCATCAACCTGTCGGCCAACAACCCCTTTGCTCTGGATGCTAAGATGTCTCTGCTTCAGGAGATGGCTGATGAGATGGAGGTGAAAGGGTCCGACAAAGCGAAAGATGAAGAAGTGAAACGCTTCGGTGCCTTCGACCTGCTCAAAGAGGCTGAGGAAACCACCCCGGCGCAGCAGAAAGATTGGTTCTCGAGTCACCTTCCTCCCGAGGTGACGGGAACGTTTGAGCCCGTTGAATTTGAAAGCCGGAAAGCCCCCGCCGCCGAGGAGTCCGATTCGGAGTCGGCGACTGCAGACTCTCTGTCTCCGGTCCTGGAGGCCATGGCCAAGAACCCCGCCAGTTTCCAGGTGGAGAAGAAGAATACCAAggtggagctggaggaggagcccgAGTTGGCCGACGAGGTCTCTGAGCACGAGGTCTCATCCGAGGAATTCGAGTTCATCGAGAGACCGCCGAAGGGAGTCATCGATGAGTTCCTCGAGGCTCTCGATACTTCCAAGTTTGCAGCCCCCAAGGCCTGCCCGGAGATCCCCGTGGATGAGGTGCGCAGCTTTGAGCGGCTTCCTGCGTCTGCTCCGGTTCTTCCCGAGATGGCCGCCGAAGATCCAAGTCAGAGCTCTTACCTGCTCCTAACCCAGTCCTCCTCCCAGAAGAGCAAGGCCGACCCCGATCCGGATCAATTCTCCGTTCGGGAGCCGGCGTTCCAAACGGCGCGCCCGAATGCCGCCGTCCGTAAGCCCGAAGAGGCGCTGGCGCAGGAGAGCGGCAAAGCCTTCCGCATGCCACGCGTGAACATTTCGGCAG TGGTGGATCTGTTGTACTGGCGCGATGTGAAGACGACGGGCGTGGTGTTCGGCGcggtgctgctgttgctgctgtcgCTGACGGCGTGCAGCATCGTCAGCGTCTGCTCCTACGTTGGCCTGGCGCTGCTCTCCGTCACCGTCTGCTTCCGCATCTACAAGGGCGTCCTGCAGGCCATCCAGAAGTCCGACGAGGGACACCCCTTCAA GCAGTACCTGGAGCGTGAGGTGACGCTGTCGGAGGACGTGGTGCACAAGTACAGCGACGTCCTCCTGGAGAGAATCAACAAGACCGTCAGCGAGCTCCGCCGTCTCTTCCTGGTTGAGGACCTGGTGGACTCCATCAAG TTTGCCGTGCTAATGTGGGTCCTGACCTACGTGGGCGCCTTGTTCAACGGACTCACGCTGGTCATTCTGG CCGTGATCGGAGCCTTCAGCTGTCCCATCATCTACGAGAAGCACCAG GCTCAAATTGATCGCTACCTGGCGCTGGTCAACAACCAAATAAAAGACATTGTTGGAAA gaTCCAGGCCAAAGTTCCTGGGATGAAACGTAAAGCCGAGTGA
- the LOC127610495 gene encoding reticulon-4-like isoform X1, with protein MADNEEQEQQVSSSSALFSDLVHHYQAEPETEPELYTGLPLDEQPKEDLFSLDDIVDLVGGAQDALERHMAEDGEPHGFTEPHEEEPDLLDPQPDPVPHLREEQEQETEEDEQLTPDSSDTSSFRQTHSLSDASREAEPQVCPVSDALPAAPATQPAAPSPAHAAQTPADTQPARAPVSCCVHGWNLNVGPRDAPSSPSKPQPLMQFPTDLGKKGGSPAPISPLSPLHSPDSLEELSLTESPNQPYPPGSALSQGSFCVRSKEMSWEDDQEHSGPGLGQDEGELHRLTGPYLSLGKDPGPQVLCEDSGVSFSPEEKHPSSELSPATPRMVVKSDLASSNPTEHRDSPLLGSQDDAEVPMDSFSKVAAAIGSPGYESEPLGNPSDEDDDLMYETKKNNNPFDGFSPLADSASYNFGQSRSDPGAAEVSDSPTPDLVHSRQSEELRDSPPSFLDEGKPFESGTKAVGHFSSDLEEEDEEEEEDPTLPPSLPDILKSSPLNPDKMDSGSSEGSPDEQSPILERRMMESPNPPINLSANNPFALDAKMSLLQEMADEMEVKGSDKAKDEEVKRFGAFDLLKEAEETTPAQQKDWFSSHLPPEVTGTFEPVEFESRKAPAAEESDSESATADSLSPVLEAMAKNPASFQVEKKNTKVELEEEPELADEVSEHEVSSEEFEFIERPPKGVIDEFLEALDTSKFAAPKACPEIPVDEVRSFERLPASAPVLPEMAAEDPSQSSYLLLTQSSSQKSKADPDPDQFSVREPAFQTARPNAAVRKPEEALAQESGKAFRMPRVNISAVVDLLYWRDVKTTGVVFGAVLLLLLSLTACSIVSVCSYVGLALLSVTVCFRIYKGVLQAIQKSDEGHPFKQYLEREVTLSEDVVHKYSDVLLERINKTVSELRRLFLVEDLVDSIKFAVLMWVLTYVGALFNGLTLVILAVIGAFSCPIIYEKHQAQIDRYLALVNNQIKDIVGKIQAKVPGMKRKAE; from the exons ATGGCAGACAACGAAGAGCAGGAGCAGCAAGTGTCGTCCAGTTCGGCTCTCTTTAGCGACTTGGTCCACCACTACCAGGCCGAACCCGAGACCGAGCCTGAACTCTACACCGGTCTTCCGCTCGATGAGCAGCCCAAGGAGGACCTCTTCAGCCTGGACGACATCGTTGACTTAGTCGGCGGAGCCCAGGATGCCTTGGAGCGGCACATGGCTGAAGATGGGGAGCCACACGGGTTCACGGAACCCCACGAAGAGGAGCCCGACTTACTAGACCCGCAGCCGGACCCGGTGCCACATTTGAGggaagaacaagaacaagagaCGGAGGAGGACGAGCAGCTCACGCCAGACTCCAGCGACACCTCCAGCTTCCGACAGACGCATTCACTTTCCGATGCCAGTCGAGAAGCGGAGCCACAGGTTTGTCCGGTGAGCGACGCCCTCCCCGCGGCGCCTGCAACCCAGCCAGCAGCGCCATCCCCCGCACACGCGGCGCAGACACCGGCCGACACACAGCCAGCACGGGCTCCGGTATCTT GCTGCGTCCACGGCTGGAATCTAAACGTGGGCCCCAGAG AtgctccttcttctccttctaAACCTCAACCTCTGATGCAATTCCCTACAG ACCTGGGGAAGAAGGGTGGTTCCCCCGCTCCCATCTCCCCCCTCTCTCCCCTCCACTCCCCCGATTCCCTGGAAGAGCTCTCTTTGACGGAGAGCCCCAACCAGCCCTATCCTCCGGGATCCGCCCTATCCCAAGGCTCCTTTTGCGTCCGGTCCAAGGAAATGTCCTGGGAGGATGACCAAGAACATTCCGGACCGGGCCTCGGTCAGGATGAGGGGGAACTACATCGGTTAACCGGTCCTTACCTGAGCTTAGGGAAAGACCCGGGGCCTCAGGTGCTATGTGAAGACAGCGGAGTGTCCTTCTCACCTGAGGAGAAGCATCCCAGTTCCGAACtgtcccccgccaccccccggaTGGTTGTCAAGTCTGACCTTGCCTCCTCTAACCCAACAGAGCACCGGGACTCACCGCTTCTCGGATCGCAAGACGACGCCGAGGTCCCGATGGATTCCTTTTCCAAGGTAGCAGCCGCCATCGGCTCTCCCGGGTACGAGTCGGAGCCGCTCGGCAACCCTTCGGATGAAGACGACGACTTGATGTACGAGACGAAGAAGAATAATAACCCGTTTGATGGCTTTTCCCCGCTGGCCGACAGCGCTTCCTACAACTTTGGCCAGTCCCGATCTGACCCCGGAGCCGCCGAGGTGTCAGACAGTCCCACTCCGGATCTTGTCCACTCCCGACAATCTGAAGAACTCCGGGATAGTCCGCCGTCATTCTTAGATGAGGGGAAACCGTTTGAGTCGGGCACCAAAGCCGTCGGTCACTTCTCATCCGACCTcgaggaggaagacgaagaggaggaagaggatccGACGCTGCCGCCGTCGCTTCCGGACATCCTGAAGTCTTCCCCGCTCAACCCTGACAAAATGGACTCCGGCTCCTCGGAGGGAAGTCCGGACGAGCAGAGCCCCATTCTGGAACGCAGGATGATGGAGTCGCCCAACCCCCCCATCAACCTGTCGGCCAACAACCCCTTTGCTCTGGATGCTAAGATGTCTCTGCTTCAGGAGATGGCTGATGAGATGGAGGTGAAAGGGTCCGACAAAGCGAAAGATGAAGAAGTGAAACGCTTCGGTGCCTTCGACCTGCTCAAAGAGGCTGAGGAAACCACCCCGGCGCAGCAGAAAGATTGGTTCTCGAGTCACCTTCCTCCCGAGGTGACGGGAACGTTTGAGCCCGTTGAATTTGAAAGCCGGAAAGCCCCCGCCGCCGAGGAGTCCGATTCGGAGTCGGCGACTGCAGACTCTCTGTCTCCGGTCCTGGAGGCCATGGCCAAGAACCCCGCCAGTTTCCAGGTGGAGAAGAAGAATACCAAggtggagctggaggaggagcccgAGTTGGCCGACGAGGTCTCTGAGCACGAGGTCTCATCCGAGGAATTCGAGTTCATCGAGAGACCGCCGAAGGGAGTCATCGATGAGTTCCTCGAGGCTCTCGATACTTCCAAGTTTGCAGCCCCCAAGGCCTGCCCGGAGATCCCCGTGGATGAGGTGCGCAGCTTTGAGCGGCTTCCTGCGTCTGCTCCGGTTCTTCCCGAGATGGCCGCCGAAGATCCAAGTCAGAGCTCTTACCTGCTCCTAACCCAGTCCTCCTCCCAGAAGAGCAAGGCCGACCCCGATCCGGATCAATTCTCCGTTCGGGAGCCGGCGTTCCAAACGGCGCGCCCGAATGCCGCCGTCCGTAAGCCCGAAGAGGCGCTGGCGCAGGAGAGCGGCAAAGCCTTCCGCATGCCACGCGTGAACATTTCGGCAG TGGTGGATCTGTTGTACTGGCGCGATGTGAAGACGACGGGCGTGGTGTTCGGCGcggtgctgctgttgctgctgtcgCTGACGGCGTGCAGCATCGTCAGCGTCTGCTCCTACGTTGGCCTGGCGCTGCTCTCCGTCACCGTCTGCTTCCGCATCTACAAGGGCGTCCTGCAGGCCATCCAGAAGTCCGACGAGGGACACCCCTTCAA GCAGTACCTGGAGCGTGAGGTGACGCTGTCGGAGGACGTGGTGCACAAGTACAGCGACGTCCTCCTGGAGAGAATCAACAAGACCGTCAGCGAGCTCCGCCGTCTCTTCCTGGTTGAGGACCTGGTGGACTCCATCAAG TTTGCCGTGCTAATGTGGGTCCTGACCTACGTGGGCGCCTTGTTCAACGGACTCACGCTGGTCATTCTGG CCGTGATCGGAGCCTTCAGCTGTCCCATCATCTACGAGAAGCACCAG GCTCAAATTGATCGCTACCTGGCGCTGGTCAACAACCAAATAAAAGACATTGTTGGAAA gaTCCAGGCCAAAGTTCCTGGGATGAAACGTAAAGCCGAGTGA
- the LOC127610495 gene encoding reticulon-1-like isoform X5 — protein sequence MADNEEQEQQVSSSSALFSDLVHHYQAEPETEPELYTGLPLDEQPKEDLFSLDDIVDLVGGAQDALERHMAEDGEPHGFTEPHEEEPDLLDPQPDPVPHLREEQEQETEEDEQLTPDSSDTSSFRQTHSLSDASREAEPQVCPVSDALPAAPATQPAAPSPAHAAQTPADTQPARAPVSYAPSSPSKPQPLMQFPTVVDLLYWRDVKTTGVVFGAVLLLLLSLTACSIVSVCSYVGLALLSVTVCFRIYKGVLQAIQKSDEGHPFKQYLEREVTLSEDVVHKYSDVLLERINKTVSELRRLFLVEDLVDSIKFAVLMWVLTYVGALFNGLTLVILAVIGAFSCPIIYEKHQAQIDRYLALVNNQIKDIVGKIQAKVPGMKRKAE from the exons ATGGCAGACAACGAAGAGCAGGAGCAGCAAGTGTCGTCCAGTTCGGCTCTCTTTAGCGACTTGGTCCACCACTACCAGGCCGAACCCGAGACCGAGCCTGAACTCTACACCGGTCTTCCGCTCGATGAGCAGCCCAAGGAGGACCTCTTCAGCCTGGACGACATCGTTGACTTAGTCGGCGGAGCCCAGGATGCCTTGGAGCGGCACATGGCTGAAGATGGGGAGCCACACGGGTTCACGGAACCCCACGAAGAGGAGCCCGACTTACTAGACCCGCAGCCGGACCCGGTGCCACATTTGAGggaagaacaagaacaagagaCGGAGGAGGACGAGCAGCTCACGCCAGACTCCAGCGACACCTCCAGCTTCCGACAGACGCATTCACTTTCCGATGCCAGTCGAGAAGCGGAGCCACAGGTTTGTCCGGTGAGCGACGCCCTCCCCGCGGCGCCTGCAACCCAGCCAGCAGCGCCATCCCCCGCACACGCGGCGCAGACACCGGCCGACACACAGCCAGCACGGGCTCCGGTATCTT AtgctccttcttctccttctaAACCTCAACCTCTGATGCAATTCCCTACAG TGGTGGATCTGTTGTACTGGCGCGATGTGAAGACGACGGGCGTGGTGTTCGGCGcggtgctgctgttgctgctgtcgCTGACGGCGTGCAGCATCGTCAGCGTCTGCTCCTACGTTGGCCTGGCGCTGCTCTCCGTCACCGTCTGCTTCCGCATCTACAAGGGCGTCCTGCAGGCCATCCAGAAGTCCGACGAGGGACACCCCTTCAA GCAGTACCTGGAGCGTGAGGTGACGCTGTCGGAGGACGTGGTGCACAAGTACAGCGACGTCCTCCTGGAGAGAATCAACAAGACCGTCAGCGAGCTCCGCCGTCTCTTCCTGGTTGAGGACCTGGTGGACTCCATCAAG TTTGCCGTGCTAATGTGGGTCCTGACCTACGTGGGCGCCTTGTTCAACGGACTCACGCTGGTCATTCTGG CCGTGATCGGAGCCTTCAGCTGTCCCATCATCTACGAGAAGCACCAG GCTCAAATTGATCGCTACCTGGCGCTGGTCAACAACCAAATAAAAGACATTGTTGGAAA gaTCCAGGCCAAAGTTCCTGGGATGAAACGTAAAGCCGAGTGA
- the LOC127610495 gene encoding reticulon-1-like isoform X3: MADNEEQEQQVSSSSALFSDLVHHYQAEPETEPELYTGLPLDEQPKEDLFSLDDIVDLVGGAQDALERHMAEDGEPHGFTEPHEEEPDLLDPQPDPVPHLREEQEQETEEDEQLTPDSSDTSSFRQTHSLSDASREAEPQVCPVSDALPAAPATQPAAPSPAHAAQTPADTQPARAPVSCCVHGWNLNVGPRDAPSSPSKPQPLMQFPTDLGKKGGSPAPISPLSPLHSPDSLEELSLTESPNQPYPPGSALSQGSFCVRSKEMSWEDDQEHSGPGLGQDEGELHRLTGPYLSLGKDPGPQVLCEDSGVSFSPEEKHPSSELSPATPRMVVKSDLASSNPTEHRDSPLLGSQDDAEVPMDSFSKVAAAIGSPGYESEPLGNPSDEDDDLMYETKKNNNPFDGFSPLADSASYNFGQSRSDPGAAEVSDSPTPDLVHSRQSEELRDSPPSFLDEGKPFESGTKAVGHFSSDLEEEDEEEEEDPTLPPSLPDILKSSPLNPDKMDSGSSEGSPDEQSPILERRMMESPNPPINLSANNPFALDAKMSLLQEMADEMEVKGSDKAKDEEVKRFGAFDLLKEAEETTPAQQKDWFSSHLPPEVTGTFEPVEFESRKAPAAEESDSESATADSLSPVLEAMAKNPASFQVEKKNTKVELEEEPELADEVSEHEVSSEEFEFIERPPKGVIDEFLEALDTSKFAAPKACPEIPVDEKSKADPDPDQFSVREPAFQTARPNAAVRKPEEALAQESGKAFRMPRVNISAVVDLLYWRDVKTTGVVFGAVLLLLLSLTACSIVSVCSYVGLALLSVTVCFRIYKGVLQAIQKSDEGHPFKQYLEREVTLSEDVVHKYSDVLLERINKTVSELRRLFLVEDLVDSIKFAVLMWVLTYVGALFNGLTLVILAVIGAFSCPIIYEKHQAQIDRYLALVNNQIKDIVGKIQAKVPGMKRKAE, translated from the exons ATGGCAGACAACGAAGAGCAGGAGCAGCAAGTGTCGTCCAGTTCGGCTCTCTTTAGCGACTTGGTCCACCACTACCAGGCCGAACCCGAGACCGAGCCTGAACTCTACACCGGTCTTCCGCTCGATGAGCAGCCCAAGGAGGACCTCTTCAGCCTGGACGACATCGTTGACTTAGTCGGCGGAGCCCAGGATGCCTTGGAGCGGCACATGGCTGAAGATGGGGAGCCACACGGGTTCACGGAACCCCACGAAGAGGAGCCCGACTTACTAGACCCGCAGCCGGACCCGGTGCCACATTTGAGggaagaacaagaacaagagaCGGAGGAGGACGAGCAGCTCACGCCAGACTCCAGCGACACCTCCAGCTTCCGACAGACGCATTCACTTTCCGATGCCAGTCGAGAAGCGGAGCCACAGGTTTGTCCGGTGAGCGACGCCCTCCCCGCGGCGCCTGCAACCCAGCCAGCAGCGCCATCCCCCGCACACGCGGCGCAGACACCGGCCGACACACAGCCAGCACGGGCTCCGGTATCTT GCTGCGTCCACGGCTGGAATCTAAACGTGGGCCCCAGAG AtgctccttcttctccttctaAACCTCAACCTCTGATGCAATTCCCTACAG ACCTGGGGAAGAAGGGTGGTTCCCCCGCTCCCATCTCCCCCCTCTCTCCCCTCCACTCCCCCGATTCCCTGGAAGAGCTCTCTTTGACGGAGAGCCCCAACCAGCCCTATCCTCCGGGATCCGCCCTATCCCAAGGCTCCTTTTGCGTCCGGTCCAAGGAAATGTCCTGGGAGGATGACCAAGAACATTCCGGACCGGGCCTCGGTCAGGATGAGGGGGAACTACATCGGTTAACCGGTCCTTACCTGAGCTTAGGGAAAGACCCGGGGCCTCAGGTGCTATGTGAAGACAGCGGAGTGTCCTTCTCACCTGAGGAGAAGCATCCCAGTTCCGAACtgtcccccgccaccccccggaTGGTTGTCAAGTCTGACCTTGCCTCCTCTAACCCAACAGAGCACCGGGACTCACCGCTTCTCGGATCGCAAGACGACGCCGAGGTCCCGATGGATTCCTTTTCCAAGGTAGCAGCCGCCATCGGCTCTCCCGGGTACGAGTCGGAGCCGCTCGGCAACCCTTCGGATGAAGACGACGACTTGATGTACGAGACGAAGAAGAATAATAACCCGTTTGATGGCTTTTCCCCGCTGGCCGACAGCGCTTCCTACAACTTTGGCCAGTCCCGATCTGACCCCGGAGCCGCCGAGGTGTCAGACAGTCCCACTCCGGATCTTGTCCACTCCCGACAATCTGAAGAACTCCGGGATAGTCCGCCGTCATTCTTAGATGAGGGGAAACCGTTTGAGTCGGGCACCAAAGCCGTCGGTCACTTCTCATCCGACCTcgaggaggaagacgaagaggaggaagaggatccGACGCTGCCGCCGTCGCTTCCGGACATCCTGAAGTCTTCCCCGCTCAACCCTGACAAAATGGACTCCGGCTCCTCGGAGGGAAGTCCGGACGAGCAGAGCCCCATTCTGGAACGCAGGATGATGGAGTCGCCCAACCCCCCCATCAACCTGTCGGCCAACAACCCCTTTGCTCTGGATGCTAAGATGTCTCTGCTTCAGGAGATGGCTGATGAGATGGAGGTGAAAGGGTCCGACAAAGCGAAAGATGAAGAAGTGAAACGCTTCGGTGCCTTCGACCTGCTCAAAGAGGCTGAGGAAACCACCCCGGCGCAGCAGAAAGATTGGTTCTCGAGTCACCTTCCTCCCGAGGTGACGGGAACGTTTGAGCCCGTTGAATTTGAAAGCCGGAAAGCCCCCGCCGCCGAGGAGTCCGATTCGGAGTCGGCGACTGCAGACTCTCTGTCTCCGGTCCTGGAGGCCATGGCCAAGAACCCCGCCAGTTTCCAGGTGGAGAAGAAGAATACCAAggtggagctggaggaggagcccgAGTTGGCCGACGAGGTCTCTGAGCACGAGGTCTCATCCGAGGAATTCGAGTTCATCGAGAGACCGCCGAAGGGAGTCATCGATGAGTTCCTCGAGGCTCTCGATACTTCCAAGTTTGCAGCCCCCAAGGCCTGCCCGGAGATCCCCGTGGATGAG AAGAGCAAGGCCGACCCCGATCCGGATCAATTCTCCGTTCGGGAGCCGGCGTTCCAAACGGCGCGCCCGAATGCCGCCGTCCGTAAGCCCGAAGAGGCGCTGGCGCAGGAGAGCGGCAAAGCCTTCCGCATGCCACGCGTGAACATTTCGGCAG TGGTGGATCTGTTGTACTGGCGCGATGTGAAGACGACGGGCGTGGTGTTCGGCGcggtgctgctgttgctgctgtcgCTGACGGCGTGCAGCATCGTCAGCGTCTGCTCCTACGTTGGCCTGGCGCTGCTCTCCGTCACCGTCTGCTTCCGCATCTACAAGGGCGTCCTGCAGGCCATCCAGAAGTCCGACGAGGGACACCCCTTCAA GCAGTACCTGGAGCGTGAGGTGACGCTGTCGGAGGACGTGGTGCACAAGTACAGCGACGTCCTCCTGGAGAGAATCAACAAGACCGTCAGCGAGCTCCGCCGTCTCTTCCTGGTTGAGGACCTGGTGGACTCCATCAAG TTTGCCGTGCTAATGTGGGTCCTGACCTACGTGGGCGCCTTGTTCAACGGACTCACGCTGGTCATTCTGG CCGTGATCGGAGCCTTCAGCTGTCCCATCATCTACGAGAAGCACCAG GCTCAAATTGATCGCTACCTGGCGCTGGTCAACAACCAAATAAAAGACATTGTTGGAAA gaTCCAGGCCAAAGTTCCTGGGATGAAACGTAAAGCCGAGTGA
- the LOC127610495 gene encoding reticulon-1-A-like isoform X7: MADNEEQEQQVSSSSALFSDLVHHYQAEPETEPELYTGLPLDEQPKEDLFSLDDIVDLVGGAQDALERHMAEDGEPHGFTEPHEEEPDLLDPQPDPVPHLREEQEQETEEDEQLTPDSSDTSSFRQTHSLSDASREAEPQVCPVSDALPAAPATQPAAPSPAHAAQTPADTQPARAPVSLVDLLYWRDVKTTGVVFGAVLLLLLSLTACSIVSVCSYVGLALLSVTVCFRIYKGVLQAIQKSDEGHPFKQYLEREVTLSEDVVHKYSDVLLERINKTVSELRRLFLVEDLVDSIKFAVLMWVLTYVGALFNGLTLVILAVIGAFSCPIIYEKHQAQIDRYLALVNNQIKDIVGKIQAKVPGMKRKAE; this comes from the exons ATGGCAGACAACGAAGAGCAGGAGCAGCAAGTGTCGTCCAGTTCGGCTCTCTTTAGCGACTTGGTCCACCACTACCAGGCCGAACCCGAGACCGAGCCTGAACTCTACACCGGTCTTCCGCTCGATGAGCAGCCCAAGGAGGACCTCTTCAGCCTGGACGACATCGTTGACTTAGTCGGCGGAGCCCAGGATGCCTTGGAGCGGCACATGGCTGAAGATGGGGAGCCACACGGGTTCACGGAACCCCACGAAGAGGAGCCCGACTTACTAGACCCGCAGCCGGACCCGGTGCCACATTTGAGggaagaacaagaacaagagaCGGAGGAGGACGAGCAGCTCACGCCAGACTCCAGCGACACCTCCAGCTTCCGACAGACGCATTCACTTTCCGATGCCAGTCGAGAAGCGGAGCCACAGGTTTGTCCGGTGAGCGACGCCCTCCCCGCGGCGCCTGCAACCCAGCCAGCAGCGCCATCCCCCGCACACGCGGCGCAGACACCGGCCGACACACAGCCAGCACGGGCTCCGGTATCTT TGGTGGATCTGTTGTACTGGCGCGATGTGAAGACGACGGGCGTGGTGTTCGGCGcggtgctgctgttgctgctgtcgCTGACGGCGTGCAGCATCGTCAGCGTCTGCTCCTACGTTGGCCTGGCGCTGCTCTCCGTCACCGTCTGCTTCCGCATCTACAAGGGCGTCCTGCAGGCCATCCAGAAGTCCGACGAGGGACACCCCTTCAA GCAGTACCTGGAGCGTGAGGTGACGCTGTCGGAGGACGTGGTGCACAAGTACAGCGACGTCCTCCTGGAGAGAATCAACAAGACCGTCAGCGAGCTCCGCCGTCTCTTCCTGGTTGAGGACCTGGTGGACTCCATCAAG TTTGCCGTGCTAATGTGGGTCCTGACCTACGTGGGCGCCTTGTTCAACGGACTCACGCTGGTCATTCTGG CCGTGATCGGAGCCTTCAGCTGTCCCATCATCTACGAGAAGCACCAG GCTCAAATTGATCGCTACCTGGCGCTGGTCAACAACCAAATAAAAGACATTGTTGGAAA gaTCCAGGCCAAAGTTCCTGGGATGAAACGTAAAGCCGAGTGA